The following proteins are encoded in a genomic region of Tenacibaculum sp. 190524A05c:
- the nadD gene encoding nicotinate (nicotinamide) nucleotide adenylyltransferase, with translation MKNIGLYFGTFNPIHIGHLIIANHLVENSDLDEIWMVVTPHNPFKKKSSLLDNHHRFEMVYKATEDYDKISPSDIEFKLPQPNYTVHTLAHISEKYPSYNFNLIMGEDNLKSLHKWKNYETILEHHNVYVYPRISEGVVETQFDNHPKIHRVNAPIVEISSTMVRNAIKEGKNIKPLLSSSVWKYIDEMNFYKK, from the coding sequence AATCCTATTCACATAGGACATCTCATTATTGCTAACCATTTGGTGGAAAACTCTGACTTAGATGAAATATGGATGGTTGTAACTCCTCATAATCCTTTTAAGAAAAAAAGTTCTCTTTTGGACAACCATCATCGTTTTGAAATGGTTTATAAAGCCACAGAAGACTACGATAAAATTTCACCATCTGACATAGAGTTTAAATTACCTCAACCGAATTATACGGTGCATACATTAGCGCATATTTCGGAAAAATATCCTTCCTATAATTTTAACTTAATTATGGGAGAAGACAATTTGAAAAGTCTTCATAAATGGAAAAATTATGAAACCATTTTAGAGCATCATAATGTTTATGTTTATCCAAGAATTTCTGAAGGAGTTGTAGAAACTCAGTTCGATAATCATCCTAAAATACATAGAGTTAATGCTCCTATTGTAGAAATTTCTTCCACTATGGTTCGTAATGCGATAAAAGAAGGAAAAAATATAAAACCTTTACTTTCTTCATCAGTTTGGAAATATATTGACGAGATGAACTTCTATAAAAAATAG